One genomic segment of Candidatus Thermoplasmatota archaeon includes these proteins:
- a CDS encoding caspase family protein, which produces MNRKTLAIFVAALFVVGVVMPAIGSSTGKVKIEIKERKFVDGRPIVPVLTDKGMRFSFLTKGKPPGAGDKKPSVTITNPADGATVSGTVTITVTVSDKEDDPDPIPTIKIDGVTVATGNSYDWDTTGESDGTHTISAEATDSVGNTGSDSITVTKDGSGGDGVVKKYALCIGISDYDGTANDLNYCDDDAMDWKGFLNGKGYTVTTLIDREATASTIEAKIDDLLTKEDGDDYVVFTYSGHGTTYRNYGSCMISTDMWYITHGWLESKFSSADSTHIYFAFDACKIGGFKGVVTDGRVGAFASNKDYAYDGDDSMKNGVFTYYQMEGWNTYNNFEDDAAYAVQEMEAWASQYANVNVDPFYVDKYTGDMIP; this is translated from the coding sequence ATGAACAGGAAAACACTGGCAATATTTGTAGCGGCACTTTTTGTAGTGGGTGTTGTAATGCCCGCAATAGGAAGTTCCACCGGCAAGGTAAAAATTGAGATAAAAGAAAGAAAATTTGTTGACGGAAGACCCATCGTACCCGTGCTTACAGACAAGGGCATGCGGTTTTCCTTCCTGACAAAAGGTAAACCGCCAGGAGCTGGCGATAAAAAACCAAGCGTGACAATCACTAATCCTGCCGATGGTGCAACTGTTTCTGGGACGGTAACAATCACTGTAACAGTAAGTGACAAGGAAGATGACCCAGACCCAATCCCGACAATTAAGATTGATGGAGTAACTGTTGCAACAGGAAATTCGTATGACTGGGACACCACCGGAGAAAGTGATGGGACACATACCATTTCGGCGGAAGCAACAGATTCCGTCGGCAATACTGGCTCGGATAGCATCACCGTAACCAAAGATGGTAGCGGAGGCGACGGTGTGGTTAAAAAATATGCCCTGTGCATTGGCATCAGCGATTACGACGGAACAGCCAACGACTTGAATTATTGCGATGATGATGCAATGGACTGGAAGGGATTTTTGAATGGCAAAGGTTATACCGTGACTACTTTAATCGACAGGGAGGCAACAGCAAGTACCATAGAAGCAAAGATTGACGACCTGCTTACAAAGGAGGATGGAGACGATTATGTTGTATTCACATACTCAGGCCATGGAACAACGTACCGCAATTATGGCTCTTGCATGATATCCACGGATATGTGGTATATAACACACGGCTGGCTTGAATCCAAATTCAGTTCGGCAGATTCAACACACATATACTTTGCATTTGACGCCTGCAAAATCGGGGGTTTCAAAGGAGTTGTGACTGACGGGCGTGTCGGAGCGTTTGCCAGCAACAAGGACTACGCCTATGACGGAGATGATTCAATGAAAAACGGCGTATTTACATATTACCAGATGGAAGGCTGGAATACATACAACAACTTTGAGGACGATGCGGCATATGCAGTGCAGGAAATGGAGGCATGGGCTTCCCAGTACGCGAATGTGAATGTTGACCCATTCTACGTGGACAAGTATACGGGAGATATGATTCCATAA
- a CDS encoding radical SAM protein, with product MLINEFDPWKSEFCTCPPKYSFSPYTGCSHACVYCYITSYIPNPFKARLKKDVTKRLKKELKSRFIGNRYISMSNSSDPYTPEEKIYGATRKSLKIFRENEIKVLIVTKSDLVARDIDLISKMKASVSMTVTTLKNEIARVIEPNAPSPERRIEALETMWKNGIPCSVRLDPIIPGINDGEIEKIVGEASKYCHHIVSSTIKPRKDSLKRLKSAMPEAMDKIEFVKKGNSYYLPSNTRYELMKRVRDACELHNLSFATCREGFDLNTATCDGSQLIEFAQNKKKSL from the coding sequence ATGCTGATAAATGAATTTGACCCATGGAAAAGCGAATTTTGCACGTGCCCTCCAAAATATTCATTCAGTCCGTACACAGGATGTTCTCATGCCTGTGTTTACTGTTACATCACATCTTACATCCCCAATCCATTCAAAGCGAGATTGAAGAAGGATGTAACAAAAAGATTGAAAAAGGAGTTGAAATCACGGTTCATTGGTAATAGATACATAAGCATGTCCAACAGTTCTGATCCATACACGCCGGAAGAAAAAATATATGGGGCCACAAGAAAAAGCCTCAAAATTTTCAGGGAAAATGAAATAAAAGTTTTGATAGTGACAAAATCCGACCTTGTGGCAAGAGATATAGATTTAATTTCTAAAATGAAGGCGTCTGTAAGCATGACCGTAACGACACTGAAAAATGAAATTGCCAGGGTAATAGAGCCTAACGCTCCCTCGCCCGAAAGGAGAATAGAGGCATTGGAGACGATGTGGAAAAATGGGATACCCTGTTCCGTGAGATTGGATCCGATAATACCAGGCATAAATGATGGAGAAATCGAGAAGATTGTGGGGGAGGCGTCAAAGTACTGCCACCATATCGTTTCTTCCACAATAAAACCGAGAAAAGATTCGCTGAAAAGATTGAAATCCGCAATGCCCGAAGCAATGGATAAAATAGAATTTGTAAAGAAGGGAAATTCGTATTATCTTCCTTCAAACACCAGATATGAACTTATGAAGAGAGTTAGAGACGCCTGCGAACTCCATAATCTTTCTTTTGCAACATGCCGAGAGGGCTTTGACCTCAATACGGCAACATGTGATGGAAGTCAACTCATAGAATTTGCCCAGAATAAAAAGAAAAGTTTATAA